The Vibrio astriarenae genome contains a region encoding:
- a CDS encoding SLBB domain-containing protein gives MKLLNKITLATTLFASQFAFAAQPTPAQIEQFKKLPKAQQEQLARQYGVDVSMITGAGRSSASSQTEIAAPTRAMAGNEAETVLTDADYELMLKDLTDEQVKELMNHIKLQQEELMPFGYDVLKGSPDSFVAFDNIPVPSDYVVGPGDEIRIQLFGKEDGEEVVTVDRNGQITIPRVGPVNVAGKSFSVMNDELTSLIQERIIGGNVVISMANMRMMQVYVVGEATQPGAYNVNGVTTLTQALIAAGGVKETGSLREVQLKRQGQVVATLDMYDLLLKGDSSNDVRLEKGDTLFIPAKKSNITVQGSVTRPAYYELDRPTLLSTVLNYAGGTLSDAYLGQVTVLRRSKNGIDVKTLDVTKASGKNFKIHNGDVVQIGQMTENVSTAVGVRGEAVRQGGYQFTTGMRISDVFQDITKDLKPTAELDYALVVREINVNKDIEVLQFDLGKAIKSPHSRDDLVLKNRDQIFVFSNNLDVDYWLGKNTKSQAELEKIRQETEALARLERDLAQQQQTVTKVDPETGALKEVTKGSADNTSNNKLNELVQDDELSSRAKELQPIIERLKAQASIDEPLKLVEISGDVKHPGVYPLSKNMEIADLLKAAGGLQESAFLLEAELSRFLSNEGDMDDKNLHHSRIDLSGVFAGNPVANKMLTSKDRLIIFKKPSWQSEMVVELQGEVKFPGNYSINRGETIGDIIERAGGLTQWADPNAAVFSREKLKLREQQQMAYLRRELQNQISGLTLRKNSSSASFSSSPTEAMELVNNLGNTPALGRMVIDMPAILDGSKDADIRLANQDKIYIPEFEKTVSIIGEVQFTSTHTFDNAKTVDDYINLAGGTKKQADTDRVYVVRADGSVMIPNNSYWFSRSSESLRPGDTIIVPIDVDYLDGLSTVTSATQILYQLGVAWSAIKD, from the coding sequence ATGAAGTTGTTAAATAAAATCACTCTAGCGACGACGTTATTCGCTAGTCAATTTGCCTTTGCAGCACAGCCAACGCCTGCGCAAATTGAACAATTCAAAAAGCTGCCAAAAGCTCAGCAAGAGCAACTCGCTCGTCAATATGGTGTCGATGTGAGCATGATTACGGGAGCAGGTCGCTCTTCAGCATCATCTCAAACAGAAATCGCCGCACCAACACGCGCAATGGCAGGTAATGAAGCAGAAACCGTGCTAACTGATGCTGACTATGAGTTGATGCTAAAAGACTTGACGGATGAGCAAGTCAAAGAGCTGATGAACCATATTAAGCTTCAGCAAGAAGAGCTGATGCCATTTGGTTACGATGTTTTAAAGGGATCACCTGACAGTTTTGTTGCGTTCGATAACATCCCTGTTCCTAGTGACTATGTGGTTGGCCCTGGTGATGAGATCCGTATCCAGCTGTTTGGTAAAGAAGATGGCGAAGAGGTCGTCACGGTTGACCGTAATGGTCAAATTACAATTCCTCGTGTTGGTCCTGTCAATGTGGCAGGCAAATCATTCAGTGTCATGAATGATGAGCTCACAAGCTTGATTCAAGAGCGCATCATCGGTGGTAATGTTGTTATTTCGATGGCCAACATGCGCATGATGCAAGTGTATGTGGTTGGTGAAGCGACTCAGCCAGGTGCTTACAACGTCAACGGTGTAACCACGCTTACTCAAGCCCTTATCGCTGCTGGCGGCGTAAAAGAGACCGGTTCACTGCGTGAAGTTCAGCTGAAGCGTCAAGGTCAAGTGGTGGCTACGCTTGATATGTATGACTTGCTGCTTAAAGGTGACAGCAGCAACGATGTTCGCCTTGAGAAAGGCGATACGCTATTTATCCCTGCCAAGAAATCGAACATTACGGTTCAAGGCTCTGTGACACGCCCTGCATATTATGAGCTGGACCGCCCGACACTACTGTCTACCGTGTTGAACTATGCGGGCGGCACCCTGTCTGACGCTTACCTAGGTCAAGTGACCGTTTTACGTCGCAGCAAGAATGGTATTGATGTTAAAACGTTAGATGTGACGAAAGCATCAGGGAAGAATTTCAAAATCCACAATGGCGACGTAGTCCAGATTGGCCAAATGACAGAAAATGTCTCTACTGCAGTCGGTGTGCGTGGTGAAGCGGTACGACAAGGTGGTTATCAGTTCACAACTGGCATGCGTATCTCAGATGTATTCCAAGACATTACTAAAGACCTTAAGCCAACGGCCGAGCTTGATTACGCATTAGTGGTTCGTGAAATCAACGTTAACAAAGACATTGAAGTACTGCAATTTGACCTTGGTAAAGCGATTAAGTCACCGCATTCTCGTGATGACCTAGTACTGAAAAATCGTGACCAAATCTTCGTGTTCAGTAACAACCTAGATGTGGATTACTGGCTGGGCAAGAACACTAAGTCTCAAGCAGAGCTTGAAAAGATCCGTCAGGAAACCGAGGCTTTGGCGAGACTTGAGCGTGATTTAGCACAGCAGCAGCAGACAGTAACAAAGGTCGACCCGGAAACTGGCGCATTAAAAGAAGTAACGAAGGGCTCAGCAGACAACACCTCTAACAATAAACTAAATGAGCTTGTTCAAGATGATGAGCTTTCTTCTCGAGCAAAAGAGCTTCAGCCGATCATCGAGCGGCTAAAAGCTCAAGCAAGTATCGATGAGCCTTTAAAACTGGTAGAAATTTCAGGTGATGTCAAACACCCAGGTGTTTACCCGTTGAGCAAAAATATGGAAATTGCAGACCTGCTAAAAGCAGCAGGTGGTCTTCAAGAGTCTGCATTCTTATTGGAAGCCGAGCTTTCTCGTTTTCTTTCAAATGAAGGTGACATGGATGACAAAAACCTCCATCACAGCCGAATTGATCTAAGCGGAGTATTTGCTGGAAATCCAGTTGCAAACAAGATGCTGACTTCTAAAGATCGCTTGATCATTTTCAAGAAGCCAAGCTGGCAGTCTGAGATGGTGGTTGAGCTGCAAGGTGAAGTGAAATTCCCAGGTAACTATTCAATTAACCGTGGTGAAACGATTGGCGACATTATTGAACGTGCTGGTGGTTTGACTCAGTGGGCCGATCCAAATGCGGCAGTCTTCTCTCGTGAAAAACTTAAGCTTCGAGAACAGCAGCAAATGGCATATCTACGCCGCGAGCTGCAAAATCAAATCTCAGGTTTGACTCTGCGTAAGAACAGCTCTTCTGCAAGTTTCTCATCAAGCCCTACCGAAGCAATGGAGTTGGTTAATAATCTTGGAAATACACCTGCGTTAGGACGTATGGTGATTGACATGCCAGCCATTCTCGACGGTAGCAAAGATGCGGATATTCGTCTTGCTAACCAAGATAAGATTTATATTCCGGAGTTCGAAAAGACAGTCTCTATTATCGGTGAAGTGCAATTCACCTCTACGCATACCTTTGATAATGCGAAGACAGTTGATGACTACATCAATCTAGCGGGTGGTACGAAGAAGCAAGCAGACACTGATAGAGTTTATGTTGTTCGTGCTGACGGCTCAGTAATGATTCCAAATAATTCGTATTGGTTCAGCCGCAGCAGCGAATCACTTCGTCCTGGCGATACGATTATCGTGCCGATCGATGTGGATTACCTAGATGGCCTAAGCACAGTGACGTCAGCCACGCAGATTCTTTACCAGCTAGGTGTCGCTTGGAGCGCTATCAAAGACTAA
- a CDS encoding capsule assembly Wzi family protein, translating into MRFNKGLSNRTKLSAGMCFATILVSLPTMASPWLESNDPFLRSSLHKLSDNHLLLAPMSSYPLRWSTLGDDIKTKHSDASVRYAVQHLRHAMNNAQFSRGNVMAKAIYQSTPQAHLGFGDKGTDKWGIYSSYDHLDDDFSFRLSINYADSLKPSASLSGSDSKYDTDVNFKGSHLSFNLGFGLVSLGYLERWWGPSWQHNVQQASFGEAAPSLQVSWVGEQMPVLGFWNFDTVVDYIDQEASYVWSNRFIAKPHPAFEFGLNYQLSDEDKSESQLMIYGIDGRLTLPKFQGLSHAVFANYQNIELDESTSAVVYGWEGHLHAWGTEVTIVLEGQSVDEQDREKWSGTQQRVLNDRTSTLWGDSYSLAFYGQLPNDHRISIVRRDSQSDRTHEKASQIDYHIPFQQGMFSFGLGYVDYASPNKTIDEPNFDFGYEYRY; encoded by the coding sequence ATGAGGTTTAACAAAGGACTATCTAATCGCACCAAATTAAGTGCGGGAATGTGTTTTGCTACCATTCTAGTGTCATTACCAACGATGGCCTCCCCTTGGCTAGAAAGTAATGATCCCTTCTTACGTTCTTCTCTTCATAAACTTTCTGATAATCATCTGTTGCTTGCCCCGATGAGTAGTTACCCGCTACGTTGGAGCACGCTTGGTGATGACATCAAAACAAAACACTCCGATGCGAGTGTTCGCTATGCCGTACAACACCTTCGCCATGCGATGAACAATGCGCAGTTTTCCCGTGGCAATGTCATGGCCAAAGCCATTTATCAGTCGACACCTCAAGCTCATCTTGGCTTTGGTGATAAAGGCACTGATAAGTGGGGAATCTACTCTAGTTACGATCACCTAGACGATGATTTTTCATTCCGATTAAGTATCAATTACGCAGATAGCCTTAAACCGAGCGCGTCTCTTTCAGGTTCAGACTCAAAATACGATACCGATGTGAACTTCAAAGGCAGTCACTTGTCTTTTAATCTGGGGTTCGGCCTTGTTTCTTTGGGTTATCTTGAGCGCTGGTGGGGGCCTTCTTGGCAGCACAATGTTCAGCAAGCGAGTTTTGGTGAGGCGGCTCCATCACTACAAGTATCGTGGGTGGGTGAACAGATGCCTGTTCTTGGTTTCTGGAACTTTGATACAGTGGTGGATTACATCGACCAAGAGGCAAGCTATGTCTGGTCTAACCGATTCATCGCAAAGCCGCATCCTGCGTTTGAATTTGGCCTCAATTATCAGCTTTCTGATGAGGATAAATCAGAGAGCCAACTGATGATTTATGGTATCGATGGTCGTTTGACTCTACCTAAGTTTCAAGGCTTGAGCCATGCGGTTTTCGCCAACTATCAAAATATAGAGCTTGATGAATCGACATCCGCTGTCGTTTATGGCTGGGAAGGGCATTTGCATGCTTGGGGTACCGAGGTCACGATTGTTCTTGAGGGGCAATCTGTAGACGAACAAGACAGAGAAAAGTGGTCTGGGACGCAACAACGAGTGCTTAATGATCGCACTTCAACACTATGGGGTGATAGTTATTCTTTAGCCTTTTATGGGCAATTACCAAATGACCATCGCATTAGCATTGTTAGAAGAGACTCACAATCTGATCGCACGCACGAAAAAGCATCACAAATTGATTACCATATCCCATTCCAACAAGGTATGTTTAGTTTTGGACTGGGGTATGTTGACTACGCATCACCGAATAAAACCATTGATGAACCCAATTTCGACTTTGGTTATGAATATCGTTACTAA
- a CDS encoding undecaprenyl-phosphate alpha-N-acetylglucosaminyl 1-phosphate transferase (catalyzes the formation of alpha-N-acetylglucosaminyl-pyrophosphoryl-undecaprenyl from alpha-N-acetylglucosaminyl 1-phosphate and the lipid carrier undecaprenyl phosphate), which translates to MYIYSLSMIAVFCLVNVALIQLLAKQARRVGLVDRRSTEQYPLIGGVCFFAATVGLLSTLEPLLPFQSQYIFCVTVLICLGVIDDRFDISYRYRLIIQSFLAGIMIFGLNIKITELGDLIAIGDITLLYTSHIVTLLAILGAINAFNMIDGVDGLLITQSIITLVAIGIGFTLSGNYQEMVFCFATSAILLPCLRANIGRWGQKRKIFMGDAGSTLIGFTIIWLLIEATTQESGQSSIRTVTALWLIAVPLMDMAHVILYRIKLERSPFKPDYNHLHHTLIGLGLSEAKTRTTMSLIGIYAAGFGLWGEITHIPEAVMFFVFLMAFALFCAFKHYALRRVSRNCRGR; encoded by the coding sequence ATGTATATATATAGTCTTTCGATGATTGCTGTTTTCTGTTTAGTGAATGTAGCTCTCATTCAACTACTCGCTAAACAAGCTCGTCGTGTAGGTCTAGTTGATCGTCGTTCAACGGAGCAATACCCACTGATTGGTGGTGTCTGTTTTTTTGCTGCTACCGTTGGTCTACTTTCCACCCTTGAACCCCTCTTACCCTTTCAATCACAATATATATTCTGCGTTACTGTGCTTATCTGCTTAGGGGTTATTGACGACCGTTTTGATATTTCCTACCGATACCGGCTCATTATTCAGAGCTTTCTGGCGGGTATTATGATTTTTGGATTAAATATTAAGATCACTGAACTTGGTGACTTGATTGCCATTGGCGACATCACGCTGCTCTACACGTCACATATCGTCACCTTGCTCGCGATTCTCGGTGCTATCAATGCATTTAACATGATTGATGGCGTTGATGGCTTACTGATTACGCAATCAATTATCACCCTAGTCGCCATTGGTATCGGGTTTACGCTTTCTGGCAACTACCAAGAGATGGTCTTTTGCTTTGCCACTTCTGCCATTCTTTTACCCTGCTTACGGGCTAATATCGGCCGATGGGGACAGAAAAGAAAGATATTTATGGGGGATGCAGGAAGCACACTGATTGGGTTTACGATCATATGGCTTCTCATTGAGGCAACAACCCAAGAGTCAGGTCAAAGTTCGATTCGAACAGTTACCGCACTGTGGCTTATTGCTGTCCCTCTGATGGATATGGCGCATGTTATCCTCTATCGAATCAAACTAGAGCGGTCACCATTTAAACCAGATTACAACCACCTCCACCACACACTTATCGGACTAGGCCTGTCAGAAGCTAAAACGAGAACAACCATGAGCCTCATCGGTATTTATGCGGCTGGTTTTGGTCTTTGGGGCGAAATAACCCATATCCCAGAAGCGGTGATGTTTTTTGTTTTTCTGATGGCTTTTGCCCTATTTTGTGCGTTCAAACACTATGCGCTTCGCCGGGTTTCTCGCAACTGCCGTGGGCGTTAA
- the cysN gene encoding sulfate adenylyltransferase subunit CysN: MSHSSELIATDIEAYLKVHENKDLLRFLTCGNVDDGKSTLIGRLLFDSKLIYEDQMAAIEKDSQKFNTTDEAFDLALLVDGLQSEREQGITIDVAYRYFSTDKRKFIIADTPGHEQYTRNMVTGASTCDLAIVMVDARHGIQTQTKRHSYICSLLGIKHIIVAINKMDLMEYSHDVYQKIKADYREMAKSFNIDDIRFVPISALKGDNVVTPSENMDWYPGATLMKLLETVKIGQDKDLEHMRFPVQYVNRPNLNFRGFCGTLASGVVQVGDEVTALPSGKTSRIKSIFTYDGELVTAQPGQAITLTLEDEIDVSRGDMLVHTGHEPVVTNKMDAHIVWMDENPMRTHKEYIFKFATKSCAGKVSNIEHKIDVNTLQQHAENSETLDLNEIALSSLSLTDKVAVDTYGNLPQTGAFVVIDRHTNVTVGAGMVSHLADGSDESVRIYSQAEKDLNAYVRKHFPEWGCSEI, from the coding sequence ATGTCACACTCTTCTGAATTGATCGCGACGGATATCGAAGCGTATCTAAAAGTTCACGAAAACAAAGACCTACTTCGTTTTCTTACCTGTGGTAACGTTGATGACGGTAAATCAACGCTGATTGGTCGCCTACTTTTTGATAGTAAGCTTATCTATGAAGACCAAATGGCAGCGATTGAGAAAGACTCACAGAAGTTCAACACCACCGATGAAGCTTTCGACCTAGCTCTATTGGTAGACGGTTTGCAATCTGAGCGCGAGCAGGGCATCACTATCGATGTGGCTTACCGTTACTTCTCAACAGACAAGCGTAAGTTCATCATTGCCGATACTCCAGGACACGAGCAGTACACGCGTAACATGGTTACCGGCGCGTCTACGTGTGACCTTGCTATCGTGATGGTGGATGCTCGCCACGGCATTCAAACGCAAACTAAACGTCACAGCTACATCTGTAGCCTATTAGGCATCAAGCACATCATTGTTGCTATCAACAAAATGGACCTGATGGAATACAGCCACGATGTTTACCAGAAAATCAAAGCGGACTACCGTGAGATGGCGAAGAGCTTCAACATCGACGACATCCGTTTTGTGCCAATCTCTGCACTAAAAGGCGATAACGTGGTTACGCCAAGTGAAAATATGGATTGGTACCCAGGCGCAACACTAATGAAGCTGCTTGAAACGGTGAAGATTGGTCAAGACAAAGACTTAGAACACATGCGCTTCCCTGTGCAGTACGTGAACCGTCCAAACCTAAACTTCCGCGGTTTCTGCGGCACGCTCGCTTCTGGTGTGGTTCAAGTGGGTGATGAAGTGACTGCGCTGCCTTCTGGCAAAACATCACGCATCAAGTCGATCTTTACTTACGATGGTGAGCTGGTTACTGCACAGCCGGGTCAGGCAATCACGTTGACACTGGAAGACGAAATCGATGTATCTCGTGGTGATATGCTAGTGCATACGGGCCATGAGCCAGTAGTCACTAACAAGATGGATGCTCACATAGTATGGATGGATGAGAATCCAATGCGTACGCACAAAGAATACATCTTCAAGTTCGCCACCAAGTCTTGTGCGGGTAAAGTGTCGAACATCGAGCACAAAATTGATGTGAATACACTTCAGCAACACGCGGAAAACAGTGAAACACTGGATCTCAACGAGATTGCTCTATCGAGTCTTTCTCTCACCGATAAAGTGGCTGTGGATACCTACGGCAACTTGCCGCAAACCGGTGCGTTTGTCGTCATTGACCGTCACACCAATGTGACAGTAGGCGCCGGTATGGTTAGCCACTTAGCCGACGGCAGCGATGAGTCAGTGCGCATCTACTCACAAGCCGAGAAAGACCTAAACGCTTACGTGCGCAAGCACTTCCCAGAATGGGGCTGTAGCGAAATCTAA
- a CDS encoding DHH family phosphoesterase, producing MHYDLFNGDADGIIALVQMRLAEPKDSVLVTGVKRDIKLLSKIADNDDVTSITALDISMEKNQAPLATLLAKGVEVFYCDHHRAGDIPQSDKLEALIDLDAEVCTSLLINQKLGGQFAKWAVAAAFGDNLFTSAEKLASEIGLSQEDTEFLKELGTLINYNGYGASLDDLHIEPAELYKMLVEYPCPLALRDEPVSPYYTLKKGYESDYANVAALEPISANEVARVFELPCEAWARRISGVFGNELANQAPDTAHGVLTMNASGEDYTVSVRAPLNNRIGADEICSSFPTGGGRKAAAGINQLPIDLKAQFIEKLESFYS from the coding sequence ATGCATTACGATCTCTTTAATGGCGATGCCGACGGCATCATTGCTTTGGTGCAAATGCGACTGGCTGAGCCAAAAGATTCGGTATTGGTGACGGGCGTTAAGCGTGACATCAAACTGCTGAGCAAAATTGCAGACAATGATGATGTGACTTCAATAACAGCACTAGATATCTCAATGGAAAAGAACCAAGCGCCGCTGGCAACATTGCTAGCGAAAGGCGTTGAGGTTTTCTATTGCGACCACCACCGTGCGGGCGATATTCCACAATCGGACAAGCTTGAAGCTTTGATCGATTTGGATGCTGAAGTTTGTACTAGCCTACTTATCAACCAAAAGCTTGGTGGTCAGTTTGCCAAGTGGGCAGTGGCTGCGGCATTTGGTGACAACCTGTTTACGAGCGCGGAAAAGCTGGCGAGTGAAATCGGCTTATCTCAAGAAGATACTGAGTTTCTTAAAGAGCTTGGCACGCTGATTAACTACAACGGCTATGGCGCATCACTGGATGACCTGCATATTGAGCCAGCTGAGCTGTACAAAATGCTGGTGGAGTACCCATGCCCATTGGCACTGCGTGATGAGCCAGTCTCACCATACTACACCCTGAAAAAAGGCTACGAGTCTGATTACGCCAATGTAGCAGCACTAGAGCCAATCAGCGCAAATGAGGTTGCTCGCGTTTTTGAGTTGCCATGTGAAGCCTGGGCCCGCCGAATCAGTGGCGTGTTTGGTAATGAGCTTGCCAACCAAGCCCCAGATACTGCGCACGGCGTGCTAACCATGAACGCGAGTGGTGAAGATTACACAGTAAGCGTACGTGCCCCACTAAATAACCGCATTGGTGCCGATGAGATCTGCTCATCCTTCCCAACCGGTGGTGGACGAAAGGCAGCTGCGGGTATCAATCAGTTACCGATTGATTTGAAAGCACAATTTATTGAAAAACTGGAAAGTTTTTACTCATAG
- the cysC gene encoding adenylyl-sulfate kinase, which produces MSSPYEVKQNDSVSDDVVWHNSTVSHQDRVNQKQQKPVVLWFTGLSGSGKSTVANAVESKLLSLGKHSYLLDGDNVRHGLNKDLGFSDADRVENIRRIGEVAKLFVDSGSIVLTAFISPFISDRAQARDLMQEGEFLEVFVDTPLEVCEQRDPKGLYKKARAGEIKNFTGIDSTYEAPVNPEIHLETANKSIEACAEYVVEQLAVKGYLTLEGAK; this is translated from the coding sequence ATGTCATCTCCATACGAAGTGAAACAAAACGACTCCGTCAGCGATGATGTGGTTTGGCATAACAGCACGGTGAGTCACCAGGACCGCGTGAACCAAAAGCAGCAAAAACCCGTGGTGCTTTGGTTTACCGGCTTAAGTGGTTCGGGTAAGTCGACCGTGGCGAATGCCGTAGAGAGCAAGCTTTTGAGTTTGGGTAAGCACAGCTACCTGCTTGATGGTGACAATGTGCGTCATGGCTTAAACAAAGATCTCGGTTTTAGCGATGCAGACCGCGTGGAAAACATTCGTCGTATTGGCGAAGTCGCAAAGCTGTTTGTTGATTCTGGTTCGATTGTCTTAACGGCCTTTATCTCACCTTTCATTTCAGACCGTGCGCAAGCTCGTGATTTGATGCAAGAGGGTGAGTTTTTGGAAGTGTTTGTTGATACACCGCTTGAGGTGTGTGAGCAACGTGACCCGAAAGGGCTGTACAAAAAAGCACGAGCAGGTGAAATCAAAAACTTCACTGGTATCGATTCAACCTATGAAGCGCCGGTGAACCCTGAGATTCACCTAGAAACGGCAAACAAGTCGATTGAAGCGTGCGCTGAGTATGTGGTTGAGCAGCTGGCGGTGAAAGGCTACCTGACGCTGGAAGGAGCGAAGTAA
- a CDS encoding four helix bundle protein, with product MRFEDLDVWKRSARLSAEVYKHFARAKDFGFKDQITRSSLSISSNIAEGFERKSNKEFINFLSYARGSSGELRSQIYIGIEIQYIDSRLGKKWVSETEEISRMLTGLMKARAARLD from the coding sequence TTGAGATTTGAGGATTTGGATGTTTGGAAGCGTTCTGCGCGTTTGTCTGCTGAGGTTTACAAACATTTTGCCCGAGCTAAGGATTTTGGCTTTAAAGATCAAATTACACGTAGCTCGCTGTCTATTTCTTCGAATATTGCCGAAGGCTTTGAACGAAAGAGTAATAAAGAGTTTATAAACTTTTTATCTTACGCACGGGGTTCCAGTGGTGAGTTAAGGTCTCAAATCTATATAGGAATAGAGATTCAATATATTGATTCTAGATTAGGTAAAAAATGGGTCTCTGAAACAGAGGAAATTTCAAGAATGCTCACAGGCTTAATGAAAGCCAGAGCAGCAAGGCTTGACTGA
- the cysD gene encoding sulfate adenylyltransferase subunit CysD gives MNISPERMTHLKQLEAESIHIMREVAAEFDNPVMLYSVGKDSSVMLHLAKKAFAPGIPPFPLMHVDTTWKFKEMIQFRDYMAEKLGMKLIVHQNPEGLAMDINPFVHGSSQHTDIMKTQGLKQALDKYGFDAAFGGARRDEEKSRAKERVYSFRDEHHRWDPKNQRPELWNVYNGKVNKGESIRVFPLSNWTELDIWQYIYLESIEIPGLYLSAVRPVVERDGMLIMADDDRMELKDGEDIQHKMVRFRTLGCYPLTGAVESEATTLPEVIQEMLLTTTSERQGRAIDHDSAGSMEKKKREGYF, from the coding sequence ATGAACATTTCTCCAGAGCGTATGACTCACCTCAAGCAACTTGAGGCAGAGTCTATTCACATCATGCGTGAGGTTGCGGCTGAGTTCGACAATCCGGTGATGCTTTATTCAGTTGGTAAAGACTCTTCAGTTATGCTGCATCTAGCGAAAAAGGCGTTCGCGCCGGGCATCCCGCCATTCCCGCTAATGCATGTAGACACGACTTGGAAATTCAAAGAGATGATCCAGTTCCGTGACTACATGGCAGAAAAGCTAGGTATGAAGCTGATTGTTCACCAAAACCCAGAAGGTTTGGCGATGGACATCAACCCATTTGTACATGGCAGCTCACAGCACACCGATATCATGAAAACCCAAGGCTTGAAGCAGGCGCTTGATAAATATGGTTTTGATGCTGCTTTTGGTGGCGCACGTCGTGACGAAGAGAAGTCTCGCGCGAAAGAGCGTGTGTACTCTTTCCGTGATGAACACCACCGCTGGGATCCAAAAAACCAGCGCCCAGAGCTTTGGAACGTTTACAACGGTAAGGTAAACAAAGGCGAAAGCATTCGTGTATTCCCACTTTCAAACTGGACCGAGCTAGACATCTGGCAATACATCTATCTAGAGAGCATCGAGATCCCAGGCCTATACCTATCGGCGGTTCGCCCAGTCGTTGAGCGTGATGGCATGCTGATCATGGCAGATGACGACCGTATGGAGCTAAAAGACGGCGAAGATATTCAACACAAGATGGTTCGCTTCCGTACCCTCGGCTGTTACCCACTCACCGGCGCGGTTGAATCAGAAGCAACAACGCTTCCAGAAGTTATCCAAGAGATGCTATTGACCACAACATCTGAGCGCCAAGGCCGTGCTATCGACCACGACAGTGCTGGTTCGATGGAGAAGAAAAAGCGTGAGGGGTACTTCTAA